Within Micromonospora parathelypteridis, the genomic segment GTTGCGCGGCGATCGAGCGCCGAGTGCCCGGCCCGCTGGCGTCCGTCGTCACGATGGCCCTCCCTCGCTGACCCGCACGGTTCAGGCCGTCTTGCCGGCTCGGGCCAGGATCGCCTCGGCGAGCGGGCCTGGCGCCGTGTCCGGGATCCAGTGACTCACCCCGGGCAGCTGCACGAAGCGGTATTCACCGATGACGTTGGCCGCGCACGCCTCGGCGGCGGTCCGGCCGATGGCGACGTCCCGGTCACTCCAGACGTACGTGGTGGGCACCGCGACCGGGCCGACGCCGGCCAGGTCGGCGCGGGACATCGCCCGGTACCAGTTCAGCGCGGCGGTGAGCACCCCCGGCTCGCGCATCGGGTCGGCGTAGCGGTCCACCCGGCGCGCGTCGCCCACCCCGCCGAGCAGCTTGCGCAACGCGGTCGCGTGCCACGCCAGCAGCACCTTCTCGGCCTTGTCCGGCTTGCGGAACAGCGCGATGTACGACGAGCGGGCCTTCTGCTGGCTGTCGGTGGCCAGGGCCTGCGCCATCGCCGCCGGATGTGGCACGGACACCGCGGTCAGCGTGCGGACCCGATCCGGGTGCCCGGCGGCGACCGCCCACGCCACGATCGCTCCCCAGTCGTGGCCGACCAGGTGGACAGCGTCCAGCCCGAGGGCGTCGAGCACCGCCACCACGTCGGCGACCAGCTCGGGGATCCGGTAGTCGGCCACCCGGGCGGGTCGGGCGTCCGGCGAGTAGCCGCGCTGGTCCAGCGCGTACGTGCGCAGCCCGGCCGCGTGCAGCGTCGGCACGACGTCGTCCCATTCGCCGCTGTGCTGCGGGAAACCGTGCAGCAGCAGGGCGGGTACGCCGTCCGGCGGTCCGCCGGCGGTTACCTCGAACGTGAAACCTCGCGCGTCGACCCGCATGATCGGAAGCGTACCCAGCCGACGGCGAGTCGGTCGCTCCCCGCAGGTCAGGCGGATGCCCTGCTGGGCTGACGGCCCTGTTCGGTGTTAGCGTCAGCGAGACAACTTCACATCCGACAGGGGAGCGCACAGCGCTGAGAGTGCGGGCACGCCCGCAGACCCTCGAACCTGATCTGGGTAATGCCAGCGCAGGGAGTTCGGTCGACCTCCAGCCGCGCCGCCGTCCGGTGCCACCGGACGCGCGGCGTGCGTCTTCTCCTGGTTCGCAGTCAGAACTGGGAGCAACACATGAATTCCACCACCGACACCAGCCGCTGGCGGACCATCGACATCGTGGTCGCCTCGGTGATCGCGGTCGCCTTCGGCGTCATCTTCTGGGCGTGGGGCCTGGTCTGGAGCGCCACCGAGGGCGCGTTCGCCTTCTTCCCGCCGGCGCAGACGCTGCTCTACGGCGTCTGGCTGATGCCGGCCGTGATCGGCGGTCTGGTCATCCGCAAGCCCGGCGCCGCGCTCTACTGCGAGACGGTGGCCGCCGTCCTGTCCGCGCTGCTGGGCAGCCAGTGGGCCGGCACGGTCATCCCGCAGGGCATCGTGCAGGGCATCGGCGCCGAGTTGGCGTTCGCCGCCTTCCGGTACCGGTCGTTCCGCCTGCCGACCGCGATGCTGGCCGGCGCGCTGACCGGCCTCAGCGCCGCGCTCTTCGACTTCTTCGTCTGGAACGTCGACTACGCGCTGGCCGACTACCGCATCCCGTACGCGCTGCTCACCATCGTCAGCGCCACCGTGATCGCCGGCGCCGGCGGCTGGCTGCTGACCAGGGCCCTGGCCAACACGGGAGTCCTGGACCGCTTCCCGGTAGCCCAGGACCGCGCGCTCATCTGACCACCGCTGTCGACTGCGTTGATCAAGAGGTTTGCGTCAACGAACCGCGATTTTCTGACGCGAACCTCTTGATCAACAGGTGAGACGCGGGACGCGGGGCGCGGGGCGGCGGGGGTGCGGGGGCCGGGAGGGGGTGGGTTTGGTGGGCGAGGTTTCGCTGCGGGGGTTCGGGTGGCGGCACGCTGGGCGGCGCGCCTGGGCTGTGCGGGGCGTTGACCTGCGGGTCGAGGCTGGGGAGCGGGTCCTGCTGCTCGGGCCTTCCGGGGCCGGCAAGAGCACCCTGCTCAGCGCCCTGGCCGGGCTGCTGCCCGAGGACTCC encodes:
- a CDS encoding alpha/beta fold hydrolase translates to MRVDARGFTFEVTAGGPPDGVPALLLHGFPQHSGEWDDVVPTLHAAGLRTYALDQRGYSPDARPARVADYRIPELVADVVAVLDALGLDAVHLVGHDWGAIVAWAVAAGHPDRVRTLTAVSVPHPAAMAQALATDSQQKARSSYIALFRKPDKAEKVLLAWHATALRKLLGGVGDARRVDRYADPMREPGVLTAALNWYRAMSRADLAGVGPVAVPTTYVWSDRDVAIGRTAAEACAANVIGEYRFVQLPGVSHWIPDTAPGPLAEAILARAGKTA
- a CDS encoding ECF transporter S component, coding for MNSTTDTSRWRTIDIVVASVIAVAFGVIFWAWGLVWSATEGAFAFFPPAQTLLYGVWLMPAVIGGLVIRKPGAALYCETVAAVLSALLGSQWAGTVIPQGIVQGIGAELAFAAFRYRSFRLPTAMLAGALTGLSAALFDFFVWNVDYALADYRIPYALLTIVSATVIAGAGGWLLTRALANTGVLDRFPVAQDRALI